The following proteins are co-located in the Sulfitobacter guttiformis genome:
- the cbiB gene encoding adenosylcobinamide-phosphate synthase CbiB: MSTALILAIALLLDAALGEPKWLWDRIPHPAVVMGRAVGLLDRTLNTGRLGIPAGLLTLAVLMFGAYVIGTALAFLGGVAQVIIVAILLAQRSLVQHVAAVADGLRVSLGDGRSAVAMIVSRDTAAMDQSAIARSAIESAAENLSDGVIAPAFWFLVGGLPAMMVYKVVNTADSMIAYRTPKYEKFGKAAAYMDDAMNLIPARLTCLLIAIPAGVIGQWRAIGRDARLHRSPNAGWPEAAMARAIGVALAGPRAYDGAMQEFPWVGAAGARTIGSDEIDAALGRLWQAWGIMLGLTTLLTLFG, encoded by the coding sequence ACCGAATACCCCATCCTGCTGTCGTGATGGGCCGCGCCGTGGGCTTGCTTGATCGCACCCTCAATACCGGACGGCTTGGCATCCCCGCAGGTCTGTTGACCCTCGCTGTCTTGATGTTTGGAGCTTATGTGATTGGCACCGCCCTCGCCTTTTTGGGGGGCGTTGCACAGGTGATTATCGTCGCCATCCTGCTTGCCCAGCGCTCGCTTGTACAGCATGTAGCCGCAGTGGCTGACGGTCTGCGCGTATCTCTCGGCGATGGTCGCAGCGCTGTCGCTATGATTGTCAGCCGTGATACCGCCGCAATGGACCAATCCGCCATCGCCCGCTCCGCCATCGAAAGTGCGGCCGAGAACCTGTCGGACGGTGTGATCGCCCCGGCCTTCTGGTTTCTTGTGGGTGGCCTGCCCGCGATGATGGTCTACAAAGTTGTCAACACGGCAGACAGCATGATCGCCTACAGAACACCTAAATACGAGAAGTTCGGCAAAGCGGCCGCCTATATGGATGATGCAATGAATCTCATCCCCGCCCGCCTGACCTGTCTGCTCATCGCTATTCCCGCTGGTGTTATAGGGCAGTGGCGTGCGATTGGCCGCGATGCGCGCTTGCACCGCTCGCCTAATGCGGGCTGGCCAGAGGCGGCGATGGCGCGGGCCATTGGTGTGGCCCTGGCAGGCCCCCGCGCATATGATGGCGCTATGCAGGAGTTTCCATGGGTCGGTGCTGCAGGCGCGCGCACCATTGGCTCCGACGAAATTGACGCTGCCTTGGGGCGCCTTTGGCAGGCGTGGGGTATCATGCTGGGGCTGACTACACTGCTCACATTATTCGGATAA
- a CDS encoding lytic murein transglycosylase: MMYSPLLAAFLAIAPVSALAATCGGTFDSFKSALVAEAPKSGISTITAANFLADVRQDPAVLRADRAQGVFQRPFIDFSRRLISNDRLNRGLNNGQKYRAIFDRIELSYGVDRGVLLAFWAFETDFGSIQGDFNTADALVTLAHDCRRPDLFRPQIFAAMKLFARGDLDPATTTGAWAGEIGMVQMLPRDIIENGTDGDGDGRVTLKTSVADALVSGGAMLKSLGWRRDEPWIDEVTVPDDFDWSQTGLEITKPGSEWAQLGIQARDGRLENLPASLILPQGRKGPAFLAYPNFNVYFEWNQSFTYVLTAAYFATRLQGAQVYDAGAPEQGLGPDQMKRLQQALQKRGYDVGQIDGILGANTRKAVQKEQIRLEIPADAWPTPALLTKLEGTSR; the protein is encoded by the coding sequence ATGATGTACTCACCATTACTCGCCGCGTTTTTGGCTATTGCCCCCGTTTCCGCCCTCGCCGCGACCTGCGGAGGCACTTTCGACAGTTTCAAGTCAGCGCTCGTCGCAGAGGCTCCCAAAAGCGGCATCAGCACCATTACCGCTGCAAACTTCCTCGCTGACGTGCGTCAGGATCCCGCCGTGTTACGCGCCGATCGCGCCCAAGGGGTATTCCAGCGTCCTTTCATCGACTTCTCCCGCCGCCTGATTTCGAACGATCGCCTCAACCGCGGCCTGAACAACGGCCAGAAATACCGTGCCATCTTTGACCGCATTGAATTGTCATACGGGGTGGACCGTGGCGTCCTTTTGGCATTTTGGGCATTCGAGACTGATTTCGGCTCGATACAGGGTGACTTCAACACCGCCGATGCGCTCGTAACCCTTGCGCATGATTGCCGCCGCCCCGATCTCTTCCGCCCGCAAATCTTTGCTGCGATGAAGCTATTTGCCCGCGGCGATCTGGACCCCGCCACCACCACTGGCGCATGGGCAGGTGAAATCGGAATGGTGCAAATGTTGCCACGTGACATTATCGAAAACGGTACCGACGGGGATGGTGATGGCCGCGTCACACTTAAAACCTCTGTAGCCGACGCGCTGGTATCCGGAGGCGCAATGCTCAAGTCTCTGGGCTGGCGCAGGGATGAACCATGGATCGACGAGGTCACCGTTCCAGATGATTTCGACTGGTCCCAGACCGGCCTCGAGATCACAAAACCCGGCTCAGAATGGGCACAACTTGGCATTCAGGCCCGCGATGGCAGGTTGGAAAACCTTCCCGCATCATTGATCCTGCCCCAAGGGCGAAAGGGTCCTGCCTTTCTCGCCTATCCTAACTTCAACGTCTATTTTGAATGGAACCAGAGTTTTACCTATGTACTGACAGCTGCCTATTTTGCCACCCGCCTTCAGGGCGCACAGGTCTATGACGCCGGGGCACCCGAACAGGGGCTCGGCCCCGATCAAATGAAACGCCTGCAACAGGCTCTGCAAAAGCGTGGATATGATGTGGGCCAGATTGATGGCATACTGGGTGCCAATACCCGAAAAGCCGTACAAAAGGAGCAGATCCGCTTGGAAATACCTGCAGACGCGTGGCCGACGCCAGCTCTCCTCACAAAACTGGAAGGAACCTCAAGATGA
- a CDS encoding rhodanese-like domain-containing protein codes for MSLKITAAQMVERARARIEEIETADAIAMVNDPGVQIVDLRDPRERERTGFIPGSFHCPRGMLEFWVDPDSPYFKEVFAQDKKFVFHCASGWRSAISVATLQDMGFDAAHIKEGFSAWEKEGGPIERKDR; via the coding sequence ATGAGCCTGAAAATCACCGCCGCCCAAATGGTCGAGCGCGCCCGCGCCCGTATCGAAGAAATCGAGACCGCCGACGCCATCGCAATGGTAAACGATCCAGGCGTGCAAATTGTCGATCTGCGCGACCCGCGCGAGCGCGAGCGCACAGGCTTCATTCCCGGCAGCTTCCATTGCCCGCGCGGGATGCTGGAGTTTTGGGTTGACCCCGACAGCCCTTATTTCAAAGAGGTCTTTGCCCAAGACAAAAAGTTCGTATTCCACTGCGCCTCAGGCTGGCGTTCCGCCATCTCCGTCGCAACGCTCCAAGATATGGGTTTTGATGCCGCCCACATCAAAGAAGGCTTTAGCGCATGGGAAAAAGAGGGTGGACCGATAGAGCGCAAAGACCGCTAG